In the Williamwhitmania sp. genome, one interval contains:
- a CDS encoding histidine kinase, which produces MINRLLFLLLVLLIAITHTSMAQQKPTAHFTEEDGLAGNVVHDIKADRFGNLWIATEKGLSCYNGNSFRNFYKTDGLPSNAVWAVEFDNQNNLFVGCYRSGLAAIRNDSVVKILHTNGPYPNSFRSLHYSSCFKTLLVGTDYGLFNLQDTTLIPVEFPKDSEKKAATTSIAEGGGHVFFTNLGWKLNGLYKLMVEGKNNRKFYAKRISANGHFASAVMNDSLYYNGGNLIYSCPLTNVNLTRVYAPVDSQFLIWTMMPYRNKELWLGGWGEGRFRGSFGKLVFGDSYSEKPISINAQSVWKIYEEPKSKTVWIASDNGLYCAYQSPFTEYSCSKNGNILDMAIVGDSTMVLTEKGVFLFKEGQLVKVIDGTVMLNRVLRTYNKILDKTDERFGNLFSSHRTIELSNFLENDGQLYVQTTKGIISIPDLKQYIAIGLGAVKLIKGHAAYSGVLYQPLCYHPSLSLSRVLDYDTLRAPNGLLNEIFKIVESKGVFYCASRFNGVYAIRHERIYSLNDSNSSLDNNLTDIAKDDGGNIWCCSANGNLLELGLSDSLFVRKILTPQNAGITGTYCNWLIFTGKELLLSTNLGLNIFRLDSLKGKQPQVDHFYNSYNGYDAISAVGPIRDRFGNVYVHTTDRIIKISPDRELKQQLNILVQGVFINGKAAQLAEIEDQSLPFSTHSIELEFCVIKYPSAKNMSYSYRVNDGGWVVGSKVNMESPRSGSYTVTLQAFDKENRTVYLKTISFKVRLPFWLELWFLVPLALLIILFIFLIVKIRIIRLNQQHEERSALITSNSELQLRSLQLQMNPHFIFNSLQSIQGYVLDRNVEEGLTFIGNLSSVIRANLANAAEEYIPLSAEIEFLKKYVEIEKIRFQNTFQVTFSNKLDDWNVMLPPMLIQPLVENAIKHGVRNHAGRGLIKVEISKNDNQLVIAVEDNGVGREYTKNLKKSDGNGKGLDIIVQRLNLLNARTRTNAHKLEFVDLSHNGLPAGTRAIIQLIYQLQEG; this is translated from the coding sequence TTGATAAATAGACTTCTATTTTTGCTTTTGGTGCTGTTAATCGCTATCACACACACCAGCATGGCTCAGCAAAAGCCCACCGCACACTTTACCGAGGAGGATGGTTTGGCGGGCAATGTGGTTCATGACATTAAGGCCGACAGGTTCGGGAACCTATGGATTGCCACTGAGAAGGGGCTATCGTGCTACAATGGCAACAGTTTTAGGAACTTCTACAAAACCGATGGGCTACCCTCCAACGCTGTGTGGGCAGTGGAGTTCGATAACCAAAACAACCTTTTTGTTGGCTGTTACAGATCTGGATTGGCTGCAATTAGGAACGATTCGGTGGTGAAAATTCTGCATACCAATGGGCCTTACCCCAACTCATTTCGAAGCCTGCATTACAGCAGCTGTTTTAAGACTTTGCTGGTTGGAACAGATTACGGGCTTTTTAATCTTCAAGACACCACGCTCATTCCGGTTGAATTTCCGAAGGATTCAGAAAAAAAAGCAGCCACTACGTCAATTGCTGAGGGCGGTGGACATGTTTTTTTTACCAATTTAGGATGGAAGTTGAACGGTTTGTATAAGCTAATGGTTGAAGGCAAAAATAATCGCAAGTTTTATGCCAAAAGGATTTCAGCCAATGGGCACTTTGCTTCGGCAGTAATGAACGACTCCCTATACTATAATGGAGGAAATCTGATTTACTCTTGCCCACTCACCAATGTTAATTTGACGCGAGTTTATGCGCCAGTTGATAGCCAGTTCCTTATTTGGACTATGATGCCATACCGTAACAAGGAGCTGTGGCTTGGTGGTTGGGGCGAAGGGAGGTTTAGGGGTTCTTTTGGCAAGCTTGTTTTCGGGGATAGCTATTCTGAAAAGCCCATTAGTATAAATGCTCAATCGGTTTGGAAAATTTATGAGGAGCCCAAATCCAAAACCGTTTGGATTGCTTCCGATAACGGACTCTACTGCGCCTACCAATCGCCCTTTACGGAATACTCCTGTAGCAAGAATGGCAACATTCTCGATATGGCTATTGTGGGCGATTCTACTATGGTGCTTACCGAGAAGGGCGTTTTCCTTTTTAAGGAGGGGCAACTTGTTAAAGTAATTGATGGTACTGTGATGCTAAATAGGGTGTTGCGAACTTACAACAAGATATTGGATAAGACTGATGAGCGGTTTGGCAATCTGTTCAGTTCGCATCGGACGATTGAATTGTCTAACTTTTTGGAGAACGATGGACAGCTCTATGTTCAGACTACTAAGGGGATTATCTCCATTCCAGACCTGAAGCAATACATTGCCATTGGCCTGGGGGCGGTTAAGTTGATTAAGGGCCATGCTGCCTACTCCGGAGTTCTCTACCAACCGCTTTGCTACCATCCGTCCCTCAGCTTAAGCAGAGTGTTGGACTACGATACGCTAAGAGCACCAAACGGATTACTGAATGAAATTTTTAAGATTGTTGAGTCGAAAGGAGTTTTCTACTGTGCTTCTAGATTTAATGGGGTGTATGCCATAAGGCATGAGCGGATATATTCGCTGAACGATTCCAACTCATCCCTCGACAACAATCTCACCGATATTGCCAAGGATGACGGTGGCAATATTTGGTGCTGCTCTGCCAACGGCAACCTGTTGGAGCTGGGCCTTTCCGATAGCCTATTTGTTCGAAAAATACTTACACCTCAAAATGCTGGTATTACAGGCACCTACTGCAACTGGCTAATATTTACGGGTAAGGAGCTATTGCTATCTACCAACTTGGGGTTGAATATTTTTAGGTTAGATAGCCTAAAGGGTAAGCAGCCACAGGTGGACCATTTTTACAACTCCTACAATGGCTATGATGCCATATCGGCGGTGGGGCCAATTAGGGACAGGTTTGGCAATGTGTACGTACACACCACCGACAGGATTATTAAGATTAGTCCCGACCGTGAGCTTAAACAGCAGCTAAATATTCTAGTGCAAGGTGTTTTCATAAACGGAAAGGCAGCGCAGCTCGCCGAAATTGAGGATCAGTCTCTACCTTTTTCTACTCACTCAATCGAGCTGGAGTTTTGTGTGATTAAATACCCTTCGGCAAAAAACATGAGCTATAGCTACCGGGTGAATGATGGAGGCTGGGTTGTTGGCAGTAAGGTTAACATGGAGTCGCCACGATCGGGCAGCTATACCGTTACTCTGCAGGCGTTCGATAAGGAGAACAGAACCGTGTATCTCAAGACCATTTCGTTTAAAGTGAGGTTGCCGTTTTGGCTCGAGCTTTGGTTTTTGGTTCCCCTCGCTTTGCTCATCATCCTGTTTATTTTTCTTATTGTAAAAATCCGTATTATTCGACTGAACCAACAGCACGAGGAAAGGTCGGCCCTTATTACAAGCAATTCAGAGCTGCAGCTGCGCTCCCTGCAGCTGCAAATGAACCCACACTTTATATTTAACTCTCTGCAATCGATTCAGGGATATGTGCTCGACCGAAATGTTGAGGAGGGATTAACGTTTATTGGCAACCTTTCCAGCGTGATACGGGCCAACCTTGCCAATGCTGCAGAGGAGTATATTCCTCTTTCAGCAGAAATTGAATTTTTGAAAAAATACGTTGAGATTGAGAAGATACGATTCCAGAATACGTTTCAGGTCACCTTTTCAAATAAGCTGGACGACTGGAATGTTATGCTGCCCCCGATGCTTATACAACCGCTTGTGGAAAATGCCATAAAGCACGGCGTCCGAAACCATGCTGGCCGTGGGTTAATAAAGGTAGAAATTTCGAAAAACGATAACCAGTTGGTTATTGCAGTTGAGGATAATGGCGTTGGTAGGGAGTATACCAAAAACCTGAAAAAATCGGATGGCAACGGAAAGGGTTTGGATATTATAGTGCAACGCCTCAATTTACTAAACGCCAGAACCCGCACCAACGCTCACAAGCTGGAGTTTGTTGATTTAAGCCATAACGGGCTACCAGCCGGTACAAGGGCAATTATTCAACTTATCTACCAGCTGCAGGAGGGTTAG
- a CDS encoding response regulator, whose translation MLTAVIIDDEQNAISVLSQLLKDFTNTPVKVLGSAHNLDEGIKLINSTKPELVFLDIDMPNKSGLEIYDYFKEPQFRVIFVTAHSQYAIEALKNSATDYLLKPINFLELREALQKVAHEIEDEQQQRELEDRINVLTTAEMPGVNVVLDVENGFIMESTKNIEYCYADQSYAVIVTNLGKKITVTKTLKSMQEVLPAMHFYRTHKSYLVNIFYIRKFVKANESYVLLKSGMKVPVSVRNSTIITNDIKKMLAH comes from the coding sequence ATGCTTACTGCTGTTATTATTGATGATGAGCAAAATGCCATTAGCGTTTTATCGCAGTTGCTCAAGGATTTTACCAATACTCCAGTTAAGGTGCTGGGAAGTGCCCATAACCTCGATGAGGGTATCAAGCTAATTAACTCAACCAAACCTGAGTTAGTTTTTTTGGATATTGACATGCCCAACAAGAGTGGCTTGGAAATTTACGACTACTTCAAAGAGCCTCAATTTAGGGTCATTTTTGTCACCGCCCATAGCCAATATGCAATTGAAGCCCTTAAGAATTCAGCAACGGACTACCTTTTAAAGCCCATAAACTTTTTGGAACTCAGGGAGGCCCTTCAGAAGGTCGCCCATGAAATTGAGGACGAACAGCAGCAGCGGGAGCTCGAGGATAGGATTAATGTACTTACAACCGCTGAAATGCCGGGCGTGAATGTGGTGCTCGATGTTGAAAACGGTTTTATAATGGAGAGCACCAAGAATATTGAATACTGCTACGCCGACCAATCCTATGCCGTAATAGTGACAAACCTAGGGAAAAAGATAACGGTTACAAAAACGCTGAAGAGTATGCAGGAAGTACTGCCAGCAATGCATTTCTATCGAACGCACAAATCGTATCTGGTTAACATTTTCTATATAAGAAAGTTTGTAAAGGCCAATGAAAGCTATGTTTTGCTTAAAAGCGGGATGAAAGTCCCCGTATCGGTGCGAAACAGCACAATAATTACCAACGACATCAAGAAAATGTTAGCCCATTGA
- a CDS encoding patatin-like phospholipase family protein has product MSKIGLVLGGGGARGFALLGVVKALYEKNIFPDMISGVSAGALAGVFLADGKTPDAIHELFKHTKFFSFPSIHLPMTGLMSIDHITKTLDENITVKDLKDLRIPFFAAASNLNAGRIEYFNQGPLSTIITASASIPVVFAPVKINGNLYADGGVFDNLPVAPLLGKCDKIIAVHVTPFQHLDKIGNLVQIATRTFHLMVNASTEHTVEKCDVLIEPRELTNFEIWDVSKADEMFAVGYEYTKQMKILL; this is encoded by the coding sequence ATGAGCAAAATTGGCTTGGTTCTTGGCGGTGGCGGCGCACGTGGATTCGCCCTTCTTGGCGTGGTGAAGGCACTCTACGAGAAGAATATCTTTCCCGATATGATTTCTGGCGTGAGCGCGGGCGCACTGGCTGGTGTTTTTTTGGCTGATGGAAAAACTCCCGACGCCATTCATGAGCTGTTTAAGCACACCAAGTTCTTCAGCTTCCCCTCCATTCACCTGCCCATGACCGGCCTGATGAGCATCGACCACATCACCAAGACCTTGGATGAAAATATTACCGTTAAGGATTTAAAGGACCTTCGAATACCTTTTTTCGCAGCTGCGTCAAACCTCAATGCAGGGCGCATAGAGTATTTTAACCAGGGACCACTCTCAACCATCATAACCGCCTCTGCCTCCATACCGGTGGTGTTTGCACCTGTAAAAATTAACGGAAATCTTTATGCCGACGGGGGCGTTTTCGACAACCTGCCAGTGGCTCCGCTACTGGGCAAGTGCGACAAGATTATTGCCGTGCACGTCACCCCCTTTCAGCACCTGGATAAAATTGGCAACCTGGTGCAGATTGCCACCCGCACCTTTCACCTAATGGTAAACGCCAGCACCGAGCACACAGTAGAAAAGTGTGACGTACTTATTGAGCCTAGAGAGCTCACAAACTTTGAGATTTGGGACGTAAGCAAGGCCGATGAGATGTTCGCCGTTGGCTACGAATACACAAAACAGATGAAGATATTACTCTAG
- a CDS encoding Crp/Fnr family transcriptional regulator: MSNTNVANCIFCQSKSECFKKLGHDELGLVDQSKVEISFKKKEIIAKQGVFASHVMYIKQGLVKLYLEGDSGHNDVIINFFPPGEIIGLSSVYGKSTFDFSVAAVEDSTLCLIEINVVRNLIQTNGEFASQLIRRINETTLFAYRLLYDMTNRQMNGRIASALLHLAKDVFKSKRFKMTLSRKDLAEFTGMSTMSAIRVLNDLKSDGVISDTEGVIEILNLDALEMISRTG; this comes from the coding sequence ATGAGCAACACCAATGTCGCCAATTGTATCTTTTGTCAATCGAAGTCGGAGTGTTTCAAGAAGTTGGGACACGATGAGCTTGGCCTTGTTGATCAGAGCAAGGTGGAGATTTCGTTTAAGAAGAAGGAGATAATTGCCAAGCAGGGAGTGTTTGCCTCTCACGTAATGTATATCAAGCAAGGATTAGTGAAGCTATACCTTGAGGGAGATTCTGGCCATAACGATGTAATTATTAATTTCTTTCCACCAGGTGAAATTATTGGACTTTCCTCCGTTTACGGCAAAAGTACGTTCGATTTTTCCGTAGCCGCGGTGGAGGATTCTACCCTTTGCCTCATCGAGATAAACGTGGTAAGGAACCTTATACAAACCAATGGCGAGTTTGCTAGCCAGCTTATTCGACGAATAAATGAGACCACCCTGTTTGCCTATCGGCTGCTTTACGATATGACCAATAGGCAGATGAATGGCCGAATTGCATCAGCGCTGCTGCACTTGGCTAAGGATGTGTTTAAGTCGAAGCGGTTTAAGATGACGTTGTCGCGCAAGGATTTGGCAGAGTTTACGGGAATGTCCACCATGAGCGCCATCCGCGTGCTTAACGACCTTAAGAGCGATGGGGTTATCAGCGATACGGAAGGTGTTATCGAAATACTCAACCTCGATGCGCTGGAAATGATCAGCCGAACGGGCTGA
- a CDS encoding Na+/H+ antiporter subunit E, with protein sequence MKQLKNGVVLFAILLIIWGLLNNTFDPIVWITGAALALVIAAFSAPQLKVFSDIRLTPAAFLYTIIYLVVFAKDLLLSNLDVARRVISPKMPINPGIVEAKTTLKSPMARMILANSITLTPGTFTVEMREEMLYIHCLDVTTTNTEEATIALVRKFEKYLEVIYG encoded by the coding sequence ATGAAACAACTCAAAAACGGTGTGGTGCTGTTTGCAATCCTTCTCATAATTTGGGGGCTGCTCAACAACACCTTCGATCCCATAGTGTGGATAACGGGAGCGGCATTGGCGCTGGTCATTGCAGCATTCTCGGCACCACAGCTGAAGGTCTTCTCCGACATCCGGCTAACTCCTGCAGCATTTCTCTACACCATTATCTACCTGGTGGTATTTGCCAAGGATCTGCTGCTCTCCAACCTCGACGTGGCCCGACGGGTAATTTCGCCAAAAATGCCGATTAACCCAGGCATAGTTGAGGCTAAAACTACCCTTAAGTCGCCCATGGCTCGCATGATACTGGCCAACTCCATTACCCTTACCCCGGGCACATTTACGGTGGAGATGCGGGAAGAGATGCTTTACATTCACTGCCTCGACGTTACCACCACCAACACGGAGGAGGCAACTATTGCGCTTGTTAGAAAATTTGAAAAATATCTGGAGGTAATTTATGGTTAA
- a CDS encoding monovalent cation/H+ antiporter complex subunit F, protein MVNVILTVALFIAILSILLSLIRFIKGPTSADRLVAFDVMTVTSVAIIGLITYLTGRIIYLDVAIVYGLLSFLGVLIVARYFEKGL, encoded by the coding sequence ATGGTTAACGTGATATTGACTGTGGCTCTGTTCATAGCCATTCTCAGCATACTGCTGTCGCTCATACGATTTATTAAGGGGCCAACTAGCGCTGATAGGCTGGTGGCTTTCGACGTAATGACCGTAACCTCGGTGGCCATTATTGGACTGATAACCTACCTAACTGGCCGAATTATCTACCTCGATGTGGCTATAGTTTACGGTCTGCTAAGCTTTTTGGGCGTTCTGATTGTTGCCCGATACTTCGAAAAGGGACTCTAA
- the mnhG gene encoding monovalent cation/H(+) antiporter subunit G, with protein MNYMELIGALLVLAGSIFLLLASVGLLRMPDFYTRIQTSTKASTLGTILIFMGIGFLMPGWIGKVVTLILFVLITNPISSHVLARAAHHIGIPLTPVSVADDLKRDNDQLEQTDNANK; from the coding sequence ATGAACTATATGGAACTAATTGGAGCATTACTGGTACTAGCAGGGTCAATTTTCCTACTGCTGGCCTCGGTTGGATTACTCCGCATGCCCGACTTCTACACCCGAATACAGACCAGCACCAAGGCCTCTACGCTTGGCACCATTCTAATATTTATGGGCATTGGCTTTCTTATGCCGGGATGGATTGGCAAGGTAGTAACGCTCATACTATTTGTGCTCATTACCAACCCCATCTCATCGCATGTGCTGGCCAGAGCGGCTCACCACATTGGCATTCCTCTAACACCTGTTTCCGTAGCCGATGACCTGAAGCGCGACAACGACCAGCTGGAGCAAACCGATAACGCAAACAAATGA
- a CDS encoding hydrogenase subunit MbhD domain-containing protein: protein MIYLILTLILSLVMLVGAVMAIHHPKLSVAVIAAGSVSLFASVLFLVLAAPDVAMTEAAIGSGLSTIIFFYVLNKIKRENDTQ, encoded by the coding sequence ATGATATACTTAATCCTCACCTTAATCCTCAGCTTGGTGATGCTGGTTGGAGCGGTAATGGCCATCCACCACCCAAAGCTGTCGGTGGCAGTTATTGCAGCCGGTAGCGTGAGCCTTTTTGCCTCTGTGCTATTTCTCGTGCTTGCTGCACCCGATGTGGCTATGACCGAAGCAGCCATTGGCAGCGGTCTTTCTACGATAATTTTCTTCTACGTCCTCAATAAAATCAAGAGAGAAAATGATACGCAATAG
- the mbhE gene encoding hydrogen gas-evolving membrane-bound hydrogenase subunit E — protein MIRNSLIIVLLAGLAAIFYGLFSNYHGTEKPNQLASYYTAEENINAVNSANLVTAVVVTYRGFDTLGEVTILFITASIVGFFMKGKVKPKEQRAVRETSEILATATKVLVPVFIMFGIYIMINGHLTPGGGFQGGAVIASSVVLLLLSNPNMKINRTLFTVLESISGVGFVVVGIIGIILAGGFLDNRIMEMGKLGSLLSAGAIPIIYSFIGLKVGSELSNLLGDFNEVQNEI, from the coding sequence ATGATACGCAATAGCCTTATTATCGTGCTACTGGCCGGCCTTGCTGCAATATTCTACGGACTATTCAGCAACTACCATGGAACAGAGAAGCCAAACCAGCTTGCCAGTTACTACACTGCAGAGGAGAACATCAACGCCGTAAATTCGGCGAACTTGGTTACGGCAGTGGTGGTAACCTACCGCGGATTCGACACGCTTGGAGAGGTAACCATACTCTTCATCACCGCCTCCATTGTGGGCTTCTTTATGAAAGGAAAGGTTAAGCCAAAGGAGCAACGAGCCGTTCGGGAAACAAGCGAAATTCTTGCCACAGCCACCAAGGTGCTGGTTCCAGTATTTATTATGTTCGGCATTTACATCATGATAAACGGACACCTCACTCCCGGTGGAGGTTTTCAGGGGGGCGCAGTAATTGCATCGTCGGTGGTTCTACTGCTACTCTCAAACCCCAATATGAAGATAAACCGGACGCTCTTCACCGTTCTCGAGAGCATATCGGGCGTTGGATTTGTAGTAGTTGGAATCATAGGAATTATCCTAGCAGGAGGATTTCTCGACAACCGAATTATGGAAATGGGGAAGTTGGGTTCGCTGCTCAGCGCAGGCGCCATACCAATTATCTACTCCTTCATTGGGCTCAAGGTAGGTTCTGAGCTATCCAACCTTTTGGGCGACTTTAACGAAGTACAAAACGAAATATAA
- a CDS encoding cation:proton antiporter subunit C: MEYISLATGFLLVLIGIWGILTRKNLIKIILGFTIFDTGLNVILVSIAYIKGGTAPIIDSTVSAADASSRVVDPVPQALVLTAIVIGLGVTALMLTYALKLYRSKQTLDIDQFKDLKW; the protein is encoded by the coding sequence ATGGAATACATCAGCCTCGCCACAGGTTTTCTACTAGTTCTCATTGGGATTTGGGGAATTTTGACCAGAAAAAATCTGATTAAGATAATTCTGGGGTTCACCATTTTCGACACTGGTCTCAACGTGATACTGGTTAGCATAGCTTACATTAAAGGTGGCACTGCTCCCATTATCGACAGCACGGTTAGCGCAGCAGATGCCTCCAGCCGCGTAGTAGACCCAGTTCCACAAGCGTTGGTTCTTACCGCCATTGTGATTGGGCTGGGGGTAACAGCACTCATGCTTACCTACGCCCTTAAGCTATACAGGAGCAAACAGACGCTGGACATTGACCAGTTCAAGGATTTGAAATGGTAG